One Dictyoglomus turgidum DSM 6724 DNA window includes the following coding sequences:
- a CDS encoding Ada metal-binding domain-containing protein, giving the protein MVGRKGFSLLEILIVLGIIFIIVSISIPLFLRVQEDAKRNSQIYNLSLVQLEIEKFYLKNGRFPSSEEIQNLLTTNFVENPICPYNSLNYIFTSNITAFRNALKNNNFNNAHIIYYYVSGRTYTLWYYPPKFYVGNKATKIFHYPWCWTLPAPQNQVFFNTREEAINNGYRPCGNCQP; this is encoded by the coding sequence ATGGTAGGTAGAAAGGGTTTTTCTTTATTAGAAATACTTATAGTATTAGGTATTATTTTTATAATTGTTTCTATTTCTATTCCTTTATTTTTGAGAGTTCAAGAGGATGCAAAGAGAAATTCTCAAATTTACAATCTTTCTCTTGTTCAACTTGAAATTGAGAAATTTTACTTAAAAAATGGGAGATTTCCATCCTCAGAAGAAATTCAAAATCTCTTAACTACTAATTTCGTAGAGAACCCTATATGTCCTTATAATAGTCTCAATTATATTTTTACTTCTAATATAACAGCCTTTAGAAATGCTCTTAAAAATAATAATTTTAATAATGCCCACATAATATATTATTATGTATCGGGGAGGACTTATACTCTTTGGTATTATCCTCCTAAATTTTACGTAGGTAATAAAGCTACAAAAATATTCCACTATCCATGGTGCTGGACTTTGCCAGCACCACAAAATCAAGTTTTTTTTAACACGAGAGAAGAGGCTATCAATAATGGTTATAGACCTTGTGGTAATTGTCAACCCTAA
- a CDS encoding Gfo/Idh/MocA family protein translates to MRPVEVIMIGAGNRGYEAYGKIILRRPDIKVVAVAEPNDIRRERFAKEHHIPSERQFKTWEEVFEKEKFADGVIITTMDRMHVKPAIEAIKRGYKILLEKPIGVNLEEIKELYKVAKEYNASITVAHVLRYTMFFQKLKELLNKQEIGELIGINLVENIGFFHFAHSFVRGNWRNSETSAPSILAKSCHDLDILTFLIGEKSQTISSFGELRYFKRENAPKEAKERCLDCSVDCPYDAKKIYLGDYTGWPVSVISEDLSLEGRLKALREGPYGRCVYYSDNNVVDHQEVSIKFKNNVYASFTMTAFTNKITRKIYLYGSHGEIYGDLDENKIYIQKFGKEEEIINLNLPFKDLVGHAGGDEGIMEEFVKALKGEIKETLSNIEESIESHLMAFSAEESRLNNKVINMDEVRAKFYK, encoded by the coding sequence ATGAGACCTGTTGAAGTTATAATGATTGGTGCAGGAAATAGAGGTTACGAAGCCTATGGAAAGATAATATTAAGAAGACCTGACATAAAAGTAGTTGCAGTAGCAGAACCAAATGACATAAGAAGAGAAAGATTTGCAAAAGAACACCATATTCCTTCCGAAAGACAATTTAAAACCTGGGAAGAGGTTTTTGAAAAAGAAAAGTTTGCCGATGGTGTAATTATTACCACCATGGATAGAATGCACGTAAAACCTGCAATTGAAGCCATAAAAAGGGGATATAAAATACTCCTTGAAAAACCTATTGGAGTAAACCTTGAGGAGATTAAAGAACTATATAAAGTAGCAAAAGAGTATAATGCGAGTATTACTGTAGCCCATGTATTAAGATATACCATGTTTTTCCAAAAACTTAAAGAACTTTTAAATAAACAAGAAATAGGAGAGCTTATTGGTATAAATCTAGTAGAAAATATTGGCTTTTTCCATTTTGCCCACAGCTTTGTAAGGGGAAATTGGAGAAATTCGGAAACATCAGCACCATCAATCTTAGCAAAAAGTTGTCATGACTTAGATATTTTAACCTTTCTTATTGGCGAAAAATCCCAAACCATATCATCCTTTGGAGAACTAAGATATTTCAAGAGAGAAAATGCTCCCAAAGAAGCAAAGGAAAGGTGTCTTGACTGTAGTGTGGACTGTCCCTATGACGCCAAGAAAATTTATCTTGGTGATTATACAGGGTGGCCTGTCTCTGTAATTTCTGAAGATCTTTCCTTAGAAGGAAGATTAAAAGCCCTAAGAGAAGGACCCTATGGAAGATGTGTATATTACTCTGATAACAATGTGGTTGATCATCAAGAAGTTTCTATAAAATTTAAAAACAATGTATATGCATCCTTTACAATGACCGCCTTTACTAATAAGATTACGAGAAAAATATATCTTTATGGCTCCCATGGAGAAATTTATGGAGATCTTGATGAGAATAAAATTTACATACAGAAATTTGGAAAAGAGGAAGAAATAATTAACCTTAACTTACCTTTTAAAGATTTAGTAGGACATGCAGGAGGAGACGAGGGAATAATGGAGGAATTTGTAAAAGCACTAAAAGGAGAAATAAAAGAGACATTATCAAATATTGAAGAATCCATAGAAAGTCATCTCATGGCTTTTTCTGCTGAAGAATCTAGGTTAAACAACAAGGTAATAAATATGGATGAGGTTAGAGCAAAATTTTATAAATAA
- a CDS encoding N-acetylglucosamine kinase: protein MYFLGVDGGGTKTIAYLFDEEGNLIFKNTSGPTNILENGEEVFRKNLKELLSSILKDINPKDIKSCFGLPAVGEFREDIKILRNIIKDELKIEPDIIVNDVVIGWAGGNLARDGIHVVAGTGTITYGRKGNKDIRVSGWGSIIGDEGSAYYIGYRTLNEVSRELDGRKRKTDLTKLLFKKLSLKDHLDFIEFIYDPQKDRRSNIASVAKITYEIAKEGDKKALKILKDSAKELAITVTTANKFLKIKKPITVTYSGSVLEKNDIVREEFINILEKEGYKVEPPKLSPVLGAILLAFLSFGNKEKKRKFINKLLEIYKEENKL from the coding sequence ATGTATTTTTTAGGCGTAGATGGAGGAGGAACAAAAACTATTGCCTACCTCTTTGACGAAGAGGGTAACCTCATTTTTAAAAATACATCAGGACCTACAAATATCTTAGAAAATGGAGAAGAGGTTTTTAGAAAAAATCTTAAGGAACTTCTTTCCTCTATATTAAAGGATATAAATCCTAAGGATATTAAATCTTGCTTTGGACTTCCTGCAGTGGGAGAATTTAGAGAAGATATAAAAATTTTAAGAAATATAATAAAAGATGAACTAAAAATAGAGCCCGACATTATTGTTAATGATGTAGTTATAGGATGGGCTGGAGGAAATTTAGCAAGAGATGGAATCCATGTAGTAGCAGGAACAGGAACCATTACCTATGGAAGAAAAGGCAATAAAGATATAAGGGTCTCAGGATGGGGAAGCATTATTGGGGATGAAGGGAGTGCATATTATATAGGCTATAGGACATTAAATGAAGTAAGTAGAGAACTTGATGGAAGAAAAAGAAAGACAGATTTAACCAAATTACTCTTTAAAAAACTAAGCTTAAAAGATCACTTGGATTTTATTGAGTTTATTTATGATCCTCAAAAGGATAGAAGATCAAATATTGCCTCCGTTGCCAAAATCACTTATGAGATTGCTAAAGAAGGAGATAAAAAGGCTTTAAAGATATTAAAAGATTCAGCAAAGGAATTAGCTATTACTGTAACCACGGCGAATAAATTTCTAAAAATTAAAAAACCCATAACTGTGACCTATAGTGGGAGTGTTTTGGAGAAGAATGATATTGTAAGAGAAGAGTTTATTAATATTTTGGAGAAAGAAGGCTACAAAGTTGAGCCTCCAAAGCTTTCTCCTGTACTTGGTGCTATACTTCTTGCCTTTTTAAGCTTTGGAAATAAAGAGAAAAAAAGGAAATTTATAAATAAACTTTTAGAAATTTATAAGGAGGAGAATAAATTATGA
- a CDS encoding endo alpha-1,4 polygalactosaminidase has product MKTKISKNPFLTFAIIILIVLITGCQNTFALKESQLSNIKNFVFFYGRGEVEKLEKYDLIVIQDYTLTKDEVNYLRSKGKKVVVYVTIGESDTPPTADLQNCVLGKNVNWNSWYMDARCEKWQNLVINKMKNLLIDKNYDGFFLDTVDTAVLFPQTKDGMVSLIKKIRDTFPKAILIQNRGFPLLEYTGDYIDAVLWEDFASGYNFQSGKYEKNSINDLYVRQQIELAKRKGYIILTLNYAEEDDVELINYVKEVCQKYNLLYSITDLYISKVYDLSAPIKERTYTTDNVNQLIIIGRNDKDFLYGDGWKEIENIWGTKARKCEGWGAGVVLTFKEKKDSIFYVTFYDGGIEEMALKITTFNGLNWPMIASLPVGDSEVFKTFEVKVKKEELYDNDPNTPGIQQKFGFQGAKVAFIGYPQKPELLFGKVEFTKKKDRVYFKVGNVGLMDAKNIKVVVKDENGIIIGEFNLERLDKNGDQEFALKFSQSTPKKLTFIIDPENKIEEITKDNNILEVQVK; this is encoded by the coding sequence ATGAAGACTAAAATTTCAAAAAATCCATTTTTAACCTTTGCTATCATAATACTTATAGTTCTAATAACTGGTTGTCAAAATACTTTTGCCTTAAAGGAATCCCAACTTAGTAATATTAAAAATTTTGTATTCTTTTATGGTAGAGGAGAAGTTGAAAAACTTGAAAAATATGATCTCATAGTTATTCAAGATTATACCCTTACCAAAGACGAGGTAAATTACTTAAGATCAAAGGGCAAAAAGGTAGTTGTTTATGTAACCATCGGAGAATCCGATACTCCCCCTACAGCAGATTTACAAAACTGTGTCTTAGGAAAGAATGTAAACTGGAATTCTTGGTATATGGATGCAAGATGTGAAAAATGGCAAAATTTGGTAATAAACAAGATGAAGAATCTTTTAATAGACAAAAATTATGATGGCTTTTTCTTGGACACAGTAGATACGGCAGTACTTTTTCCTCAAACTAAAGATGGTATGGTAAGCCTTATTAAAAAAATAAGAGATACTTTTCCTAAAGCAATCCTAATACAAAACAGAGGCTTTCCTCTTCTTGAATATACTGGAGATTATATAGATGCAGTACTTTGGGAAGATTTTGCTTCAGGATACAATTTCCAATCAGGAAAATACGAAAAAAACTCTATAAATGATCTATATGTAAGACAACAAATTGAGCTTGCCAAAAGAAAAGGCTACATAATTCTCACCCTAAATTATGCCGAAGAGGATGATGTAGAATTAATAAATTATGTTAAAGAAGTATGTCAAAAATACAACCTTCTCTATTCTATCACCGATCTTTACATATCTAAAGTATATGACCTCTCAGCCCCAATTAAAGAAAGAACTTATACTACTGATAATGTAAATCAACTGATAATTATAGGAAGAAACGATAAGGATTTTTTGTATGGAGATGGATGGAAAGAAATTGAAAATATATGGGGAACAAAAGCAAGAAAATGTGAAGGATGGGGAGCAGGAGTAGTATTAACCTTTAAAGAGAAAAAAGACTCTATATTTTATGTGACTTTCTACGATGGTGGTATAGAAGAGATGGCATTAAAAATAACTACTTTTAATGGTTTAAATTGGCCCATGATTGCTTCACTTCCGGTAGGAGATTCTGAAGTATTCAAAACCTTTGAAGTTAAAGTGAAAAAAGAAGAACTTTACGATAATGATCCAAATACTCCTGGAATACAGCAAAAATTTGGCTTTCAGGGAGCAAAAGTAGCTTTTATAGGATATCCACAAAAACCAGAACTTTTATTTGGCAAGGTGGAATTTACGAAAAAGAAAGACAGAGTATATTTCAAGGTAGGAAATGTGGGATTAATGGATGCAAAGAATATAAAAGTTGTTGTAAAAGACGAAAATGGCATTATTATAGGAGAATTTAATCTGGAAAGATTAGATAAAAATGGAGATCAAGAATTTGCCTTAAAATTTTCACAAAGTACTCCTAAAAAATTAACCTTTATCATAGACCCAGAGAATAAAATTGAGGAAATTACAAAAGATAATAATATATTAGAAGTCCAAGTTAAATAG
- a CDS encoding CARDB domain-containing protein: MKSSKLLKLLAITLFLMVIAGCSAKQNTQPPETPTSLETPTNTTSLILIGYNDAWQSGTKDGLYGYDPNGGWGDIEYIFSTDVRYCKPWDAGFVLTFDQNIDSFFYIAIYNADDTPKILYINTYDNKTPPYNWKNILKEEIKADTAKKFQVIKVNISKDDFYDNENSREGIQQQFSIYAADINGNGVDTVKVAYIGNPGEKPELLFSKVEWGPNLVVDISNIGLKPAENVTVNIYSYENGQPQILATQTISLLNPNTTKELIFENASNATEIRIDPDNTIEEIIEENNLTGT; encoded by the coding sequence ATGAAGAGTTCTAAATTATTAAAATTACTTGCAATTACCTTATTTTTGATGGTCATTGCAGGGTGTTCTGCAAAACAAAACACTCAACCACCAGAAACTCCAACAAGTTTAGAAACTCCTACCAACACCACCTCACTAATCTTAATAGGTTACAATGATGCATGGCAAAGTGGAACTAAGGATGGACTATATGGATATGATCCTAATGGTGGCTGGGGAGATATAGAGTATATATTTTCAACAGATGTGAGGTATTGCAAACCATGGGATGCCGGATTTGTACTCACTTTTGACCAAAACATAGATTCTTTCTTCTATATAGCAATTTATAATGCTGACGATACCCCTAAAATCTTATATATAAACACTTATGATAATAAAACTCCTCCATATAACTGGAAAAATATTTTGAAAGAGGAAATTAAAGCGGATACTGCTAAAAAGTTCCAAGTCATAAAAGTAAATATAAGCAAAGATGATTTTTATGACAATGAGAATAGTAGAGAGGGAATTCAGCAACAATTTTCAATTTATGCCGCAGATATTAATGGGAATGGTGTTGATACGGTAAAAGTCGCATACATAGGAAATCCTGGTGAAAAACCTGAACTATTATTTAGCAAAGTAGAATGGGGACCTAATTTAGTAGTTGATATCTCCAACATAGGATTGAAACCTGCTGAAAACGTAACTGTTAACATCTACTCATACGAAAATGGTCAACCTCAAATATTAGCAACTCAAACAATATCTCTTCTAAATCCAAATACAACAAAGGAATTAATTTTTGAAAATGCCTCTAATGCTACTGAAATTCGCATTGATCCTGATAATACTATAGAAGAAATTATAGAAGAAAATAATTTAACTGGAACCTAA
- a CDS encoding sugar-binding protein, producing the protein MKRFLLVLSLVLLLTLTLSFAEDIKLRKGTWTHYVPYTTTPPTIDGDIKISEYFLSPRYYVGLKGDVDYIPENWNGPNDLSVYYYMLWDKTYLYIGAVLKDDSIVQLATGENMWQGDHIEIWFDTDLQSDFEDNKNNKDDYQLGISPGDFELLSPEIWVWTPPVLADEVKKAKIAVKRTNDGYTVEVAIPWSLIKVKPEPDLIMGFAFSPSDTDTPGKLDQEMMMSSAPGASPNWGNPTFWGNLILVDPLGKF; encoded by the coding sequence ATGAAGCGTTTCTTATTAGTCTTAAGTTTAGTTCTCCTTCTAACATTAACTTTATCCTTTGCTGAAGACATAAAATTAAGAAAAGGCACTTGGACCCACTATGTACCATATACTACAACACCACCCACTATTGATGGAGACATTAAAATTAGTGAATATTTCCTTTCACCAAGGTACTACGTAGGTCTTAAAGGTGATGTAGACTACATTCCAGAAAACTGGAATGGTCCCAATGATCTATCAGTATATTACTATATGCTCTGGGATAAGACCTATCTATATATTGGTGCTGTATTAAAAGATGATAGTATAGTACAGTTAGCAACAGGAGAAAATATGTGGCAAGGAGATCACATTGAAATTTGGTTTGATACTGATCTCCAAAGTGATTTTGAAGACAATAAAAACAACAAGGATGATTATCAATTAGGGATAAGCCCTGGAGATTTTGAACTCCTTTCTCCCGAAATATGGGTATGGACCCCACCAGTTCTCGCAGATGAAGTTAAAAAGGCAAAAATTGCAGTAAAAAGAACCAACGATGGGTATACTGTGGAAGTTGCTATACCATGGTCTTTGATAAAGGTAAAGCCTGAACCCGATTTAATAATGGGATTTGCCTTCTCTCCAAGCGATACCGATACACCTGGAAAATTAGATCAAGAAATGATGATGAGTTCTGCTCCTGGAGCAAGCCCCAACTGGGGTAATCCTACCTTCTGGGGTAATTTAATTCTTGTTGATCCTTTAGGAAAATTCTAA